The Nymphaea colorata isolate Beijing-Zhang1983 chromosome 11, ASM883128v2, whole genome shotgun sequence genome includes the window ATCTTTTTCAGTCTGAACgaagggcatttttgttattgaCCGTATTGACGCAATAAAGGCCTTAGTCTACTTTTTGGGACAGGTGTCATGCACATAGGCTTGTGCAACTTTTTATTGTGCACAGACTTGTGCATATAACCACCTTGGTTGCGGAAGACATAATtttgcacacacacagacatatttGACCAAAATGGTTATGTGCATGCAATACATCTGTGCAAAAAATATTGTATACAAGAGTGTATAGTGACCAAAATATCTTTCACTAAACaaaaattatagttttttttataaagatgaaCATGTGttgtaaaaaagttaaaagtctaaaacatacaattttttataaaaaaattcttaaatacCTAACCCCCTTCTTTTTCCCTCTagtgtatatttgttgtttgCACCATACAACTTGATCTCATGTTGGACTATCCTAACAAATTAGTGCATAAGCTAATGCAAAGAACACATGTTCTAATTGTACAAATTAACTTAAAAGTTAGATAAATCCATccatattaacttttttttagacTTGTCAAAAAACatattaacttttcattttacaaCTTAATTTTTATCATGTGATCTATGGTGGAGATGATTCCCATCAATGACCGGCATATGAGggtttgattatatatatatatatatgtataaacaatttaaaaaaattatgatggatgaaaaataaaaaaatggtttgaaGAAACCATGTTCTTTAAGCAAATATCTAAATTTTTACCTattgattgaatttttattacAAGTGGACTCTTGGCCCACTTTCAAAAGCACTTAAAACAAGTTACCCGTCAAAGAGAAATAggtactttgttattttttttaaatgtcttttatagtttttctatttttttgagaCTTATTTCTATctatacaaaaaattttcttcatcagTCTAAATGgagggcattttagtcattaactaTATTCACATACCAATTTATGACACATAAAACAAGGTACTTTTTAAAAGGAACTAGTCCACTATTTGGGATAAGTGTTATATACATAGGCTTGTGCATATAACAATATTGGTTGTGGAAGACATAATTTCACactcatataaatatatttgaCCAAAATAGTTATATTCATACATCtgtacaaaaaaatattgtgtaCAAGAGtgtataatgaccaaaatacctttcACTAAGtaaaaattataattattttattaaaatgaaaagttgtttaaaagttaaaagtttaagatatacattttttttataaaaaaaagttattaaatatCCAACCCCTTCTTTGCCCCTATAGTATATATTTGTTATGTGCATCATACAACTCTATCTCACGTTTGACTACCCTAATAAATCAGTGCATAAGATAATGTCAAGAACACATGCTCTAATTGAACAAATTAACTTAAAAGTGACATAAATCCGTCTATACATTGAACACACTATAGGCCAACTCTCACTAAGGTTTCATCAAAGAAACGTCTGACCTAACCGTGGCTGCGATTCGAGGGATCGCGATTATCAGGAATCATCAACCAAATCGGTTCCCATGcccaattccttttttttaggCTTTTAACAGATGATCATCCAATTGGGtgttctgtcttttttttttcttttttttttcttccgttACAACCATTTGAACTTGCAGCTTGTCAAAATAGCATCCCTTCGTCATCAACAGACAATTAACAGTCTACATGATCGCCTGCTAATTGTTTTTCTCTGCCTATAAAATGGGTTGTTCTCAAAATGCAGAACAAAGCAACCCACCATCTCCCAATCTCCAGCAAACTCCACCACCTACCAACAACAGTAGCACCATGGCCATGCCACCACAGTCGCATTGCCTCTCTTCCGTCCTCCCCATCCTTCTCCTCGCCATCCATCTCCTCCCCTTCtgctcctccacctcctctatCAGGGTCGACGTCTTCGTCAATCTTGTCCAAGTCGATGCCCACCTGAACTTAACCTACCACGAGCGACTACACCGGGTGATGAACCGAAGCCATCAACGGGCCATGAACTTGCACCACCGTGGCCGGAGAGGGCGGCGCCACCGCACAGCCCCACGACCACTGGACCATAATTCGTCAAGCATCGAGACCCCGCTGCAAGCTGGGCACGGCGAGTTTCTAATGAAGCTCGCAATAGGAAATCCCCCAACTTCCTTCATGGCCATCGTCGATACAGCAAGCGATCTAATTTGGACTCCGTGCAGCCCTTGCACCCTTTGCCCCGACCAGCCCTCGACGGTTTTCGATCCTCAGGGCTCGGCTTCCTACTCAAAGTTGTCATGCTCGAGCCCATCTTGCAGCGCCCTGCCCCACGTTTGCGACCCTTTAAGCAACGACTGCCAGTATATCTACAGGTATGGGGATCAGTCGACCACCAGCGGGTACCTAAGCTCGGAAACCTTCACCTTGGGCTCCGCCTCGTTCGAGAACGTGGGGTTCGGCTGTGGCACCATGAACTGGGGCTTCCATGAGGGCGCCGGCTTGGTTGGTCTGAATCGTGGCCGGCTGTCGCTGATCTCTCAGCTCGGCGCCTCGGTCGGCTACCAGTTCTCCTACTGTTTGAGTGGGCTGGAGGGCGGGAGCTCTAGTTCGAGTCGCCTGGCCTTCGGACCCAACTCGTCCTTGCCGAGCTCATCTGTGGGTGCCATCAAGTTGCCGTTGTTGATCAACTCCAGAAATCCGGATTTCTACTTTGTGGATTTGGAGGGCATTAGCGTCGGAGGAAGGCGTCTGCCCATCGAAGCTTCAGCATTCCAGTTCAAGCAGGGGGGAACTGGTGGTGTCGTTGTGGACTCGGGCTCCGCCCTTATGTATCTTGTTGCAGAGGCATACAGGTATAGCACCATTCCCTTTACCGGAATTCATCTTATTATCATGCATATCCTAAATAGTTCCCATTTCTAAATGATTTTTCACTAaattaatcaaatcaaatgaGAGGGAGATGTTCTTGTGATTAATTACAGAGAAGTGAAGCAAACATTCATCACAGCGATCAGCCTGCCAGTTGCAGCTGGCCCAACCGCTGCAGGTTCCGGCCTCTGCTTCCAAGGCTTCGTCGACCCTTCGTCCATCCCCACTCTCACGCTTCATTTCAGTAGCGGTGATTTCTGTGCGCCGCGGGAGAACTATTTCATCGTTGATGAGGACAGTCGATTGTCTTGCCTAGCAATCAACGAGACGCCGATGGGAATGTCCATCATCGGAGCCTTCATGCAGCAGAACGTCCACATTCATTACGACCTTGGAAACAACCTCATCACTTTCACGCCTGCACAATGTGATCAATTGTAgaaccattttcttctttgtttcttgttttgttccttgtttcttgtttctgttaGCGGAAGGAGATCAATAAAGAGATTCACAAATTTCTGTTGCTTTCTTGCGATTGTGATATGGTGGTGGCAACTGGCAACTATCTTTCAGTTTAATTCCCTTGTGCTTCCTTTTTCTATTACGACGAAAAGTCAGTAGCGAAAATTCTGGGCCTGGATAAGCATTCGATACTAATTCTTGATATTATGCAAATCTAGTAAGGGTCAAAGTGTGTGAAGCACTTGTGTCTGAAGaacaatgaagaacaaaggAACAGAGGAGCAAGTGAGAATTCCACATTTGAATGCATGGAGGCCCCAATCTCATactacaacaaaagaaaaaagcgaAGGAACTTGTTCACGTGAATATGACAATATAGGAATTGCATGTGGTCTCGTCACTCATTAGTTAAAAGAAGAAGTGAAAAATGGAAGAGCGGACCTAACCTAATTTGTTGTCGAGGCCACTAGACAACGTTTTTCAATTTATAGCTTGGTGCTTGTAACTGTAGCACCGGTTTCTGCTAAATAGAGCCCGTCTTCAAGCGGATTACTCGGCACATTTTTTGTAGAAATAAAGTTTTGGGTAACAAAATTGAAGAATAGATAATTGGGCACCCTATGTAAGTTGAAACATAGCAGAAGTGCTACCTTGATAAGCCAAAATCAAGCCTAGTACTCTAAGAGGATGGGGGAAGGATGGAGGCTTCGGTCTTTTAAGTAGACAGTAAGACAAAATACTCTTCTTACTTACCAAACAAGCATTCTCGTCGACTCGACTGTTAAGTTCATGAAAATTTACTAGTTTGCTCTCCAAGAAAGAAATGAGGGACAAACTTAATTTTGCAAAtaaaaataacgttaaaagattttgcatgttttttcatcattaataacaaaaatgttCATTGTGACATGGATTAGGAACATTATTCAGTATAGTTAGTTAAAGAGACTATAGAAACTAAGGAACATGAGGATATAGTTAAAGAGCCTAGTAATAATTTATTAGCATGAAATTTGATTATACTAAGAGGGTTTTAGCCATTCGGCTCTTTAACCCAAATTTAGTCATCAACAACTTACACGGAGACAACATTAATGTTGCTCAACTATTGTGTAAGGGTTTCGTCGATAGCCCCAATCCTTTTCTAAGGTGTACATCATCATGTAAACTGGACTTGTGCTAGACTTTAGGTGAACTAATTGGTACTTGTTTAGACAACCAATTAGGTGATGCTTCATCTAAGATAGATGACGAGCGAAGCCGAATATATGTACCCTTTGTACCAAAATTAATTAAgagtgggcatcgggctggggaCCCGAAAGCTGGGTCGAGCCCAGGCCATTAAAATGGCCTCGGACTGATCTGGGCCCTGATTGGACCACGTCAGGCCAAGTCaagcatgataaaaaaaaatacgaaTTATGAATAGATAtactatatatttttctttatataatacatatattttaaaattttttattaaaatcgaATTGTGCTAGGGGCCGGGCCCACCAGGCTGGCCCAGGCCTGATCTGGATGCCTACCCCTAACCAGAATGCATAATGACCAGAATACCTCTGGTCATGAAAAGATAATATTTTTGTAACGACAAACAAAAAGTAGTAAAAGGGTTAAAAAGGACCTCTTTAAAATCTCTAAAATACTTTGACTCCCACTTCTTTCAAGCCTATATCTATTACGTACACCATTCTGACGCACACAACTCACTCTCGTTAATTAACAGCTTATGCAAGTTTGGAGGAATTGAGAATGTTCTACATAACTAATTACAAAGTTGCAAATCCAATTTAGTCTTCAAGTATTCTCCAATTGCAGATAATCAAAGCCTCCATTGCTGCAAGACTGCCTTCTAACTATTGGAGAtcgaccaattttttttattgttgcatGTTTTCTTCTACCCATTTTTGCATCCAACTGTGATTGGATCTCACTTTCGATACTTGAAAGGACTAAAATGCCTGTCTATTCAGAACACGATGGGTAGACATTTCATTGCATGTACATTAATTGTGCATCTTACTCCTGAAAATATCATACTAGAGAAAGAGGTTAAGCAATAAGCatgcatactatatatatattggttaaCACACAACTTGTTTTAATTTGTGACAAAAATACTTAGATAGTATATATGTGCAAACAGAAGGTTCATTGAGtttaatttgaataaaattcacTTTATAATTGTCCATCGTCATGGATTGAACGATCCTCATGAGTGAGCGATGTGACTTTAGATAACTAGAGTTACTATTCCATTTTGTTTTATACATACACacccacaatatatatatatatatatatatatatatatatatatatatatatatatatatataaaagctttcAGGTACCAGAGTTGATGGAATCATAGAGACCATTAATTACTAGAAAATGAGATGGTAGGTACTAAGTTGAAAATACATAACTCAACATACTTTTGCAAGAGTCTTTCATACCTTTAAAAGAGACACAAGATTTTGTTTAAGTaagctcattttttttctttttatctattCCCCTAAATGATGTTTTAGACGTGTGATGTATGGTGCAGATGATTCCTGTCAATGACTGGCATATGCAggtttgataatatatatatatatgtgtgtgtgtgtgggagagGGGGGGGGTGGCTTAAAGAAACCATGTTCTTTAGGTAAATATCTAAATTTTTAcctaattattgattttttattacttgacatttttcacatcaatttAAATAGATAGataagttaaaagaaactataaAATGGAACGTAGTATCTTTCactctatgtatatatgtaataaaaggaaagaaggtATGTCAAAGGAGAGATGGTTAAGTGCATATCATGTACAACCCCTGGTGCATGACAGTAGTTTGGCCCACTTTCAAAATCACCTAAAGCACGGTACTTGGTAAAAGAGAAATTAGTATTTTggtatttattttaaatgtcttttatagtctttttatttttttgagtttcATTTCTATTTATACAGAAAATCTTTTTCAGTTTGAACGAAGGACATTTTTGttattaaccatattgacgcAATAAAGGCCCTAGTCTACTCTTTGGAACAAATGTCATGTATGTAGTGGGTAGCTTTTTATTGTGTACAGGCTTATGCATATAACCACCTTGGTTATGGAACATATAATTTCGTGCTCACATAGACATATTTGACCGAAATGGTTATGTACTGCAATacttctgtaaaaaaaaaatattgtatacAAGAGTGTATAATGGTCAAAATACCTTTCACTAAGTATATAGTTTTTCCATAAAGATGAAAAGGAGTtgtgaaaatgttaaaaatctaaaatatacattttttcataaaaaaaattcttaaatacACAACCCCCTTCTTTTTCCCTCCagtgtatatttgttgtttgCACTACACAAGTTGATCTTATGTTGAACTACCCTAACAAATTGGTACGGACTACCCTAATAAATTAGTGCATAAGCTAATGCAAAGAACACATGTTTTAATTGAACaaattaacttaaaatttaGATAAATCTATCgatattaacttttttaaaattgtaaaaaaaaatattaacttttcattttgcAACTTAATCATTATGATGTGATCTATAGTGTAGATGATTCCCATAAATGACCAGCATATGAGggtttgataatatatatatatatattaaaaaagttaCGATGgatgaaagataaaaaaaaaaatggtttgaatAAACCATGTTCTTTATGTAAATATCTAAATTTTTACCTATTGATTGAATTTTATTACTTGAAATTTTTCACATCAATttaaatatatagatatgttAAAAGCAACTATAAGGTCTATCGAAGGAAAGATGGTTAAGTGCACACATGCACAACCTTTGGTGCATGGCAGGTGGACTCTTGGCCCACTTTCAAAAGCACTTAAAACACGTTACCCCGTTAAAGGGAAATAagtattttgttattttttttttaaatgtgttttatAGTCTTTCTATTATTTTGAGTTCTGTTTCTATgtatacaaaaaaatttcttcgtcaagacattttagtcattaaccatattggcACACGAATTTATGACACATAAGACAAGGTTCTTTTAAAAGACCCTAGTCTATTCTTTGAAATAAGTGTCATGCACACATACTAGTGCATATTTTTATTGTACATATGCTTGTGCATATAACCACCTTAGTTGTGGAAGACAtaatttcacacacacataaacacatTTGACGAAAATAGTTATGTGCATACATCTGTGCAATAAAATATTGTGTATAAGAGtgtataatgaccaaaatacctttcACTAActaaaaaatatagtttttttataagaatgaaaagagttgtttaaaagtttaaagtctaaaatatacaattttttttataaaaaaaaaaatcttgaataCCCAACCCCCTTCTTTTCCAATATAGTGTATATTTGTTGTGCGCACCACACAACTCGATCTCATGTTTGACTACCATAACAAATTAGTGCATGACTACCCTAATAAATCAGTTCATAAGCTAATGCGCAGAACAAAACACATGCTCTAATTGAACAAATTAACTTAAAAGTAAGATAAATCCGTCTATACATTGAACAAACTATAGGCCAACTCTCACTCGGCTTTTACCAAAGAAACGTCTGATCTAACCGTGACTTGGCTGGGATTTGAGGGATGGCGATTATCATGAATCATCAACCAGATCCGCTCCCATGCCCAAATCCTCTTTTTAGGCTTTTAACTGATGATCAGCCATTAGAtgttctgtcttttttttttgtcctttttttccccttctgtTACAACCATTGGAACTTGCAACTTCTAAGAATAGCATTGCCTCGTCTTCAATAGACAATTAACAGTTTACATGATCACCTGTTAATTGCTTTTCTCAACCTATAAAATGAGTTGTTCTCAAAATGCAGAACAAAGCAACCCACCATCTCCCAATCTCCAGCAAACACCACCAGCTACCGAGCTACCAACAACAGCAGCACCATGGCCATACCACCACAATCCCACCGCCTCTCTTCTGTCGTCCCCATCCTTCTCCTCGCCATCCATCTCCTCCCTTGTtgctcctccacctcctctgtCACGCTTGACGTCTTCGTCAATCTTGTCCAAGTCGATGCCCACCTGAACTTAACCTAACACGAGCGGCTACACCGGGCGATGCACCGAAGCCATCAACGTGCCATGAACCTACACAACCGCGCCAGGAGAGGGCGGCACCACCGCGCAGCCCCACGACCACTGGACCAGAATTCGTCGAGCATCGAGACCCCGCTGCAAGCTGGGCACGGCGAGTTTCTAATGAAGCTAGCAATAGGAAATCCCCCAACTTCCTTCATGGCCATCGTCGATACAGCAAGCGATCTAATTTGGACTCCGTGCAGCCCTTGCACCCTTTGCCCCGACCTGCCCTCGACGGTTTTCGATCCTCAGGGCTCGGCTTCCTACTCAAAGCTGCCTTGCTCGAGCCCATCTTGCAGCGGCCTGCCCCACGTTTGCGACCCTTTAAGCGATGGCTGCCAGTATATCTACAGGTATGGAGATCAGTCGACCACTAGCGGGTACCTGAGCTCGGAGACCTTCACACTGGGCTCCGCCTCATTTGAGAACATCGGCTTCGGCTGTGGCACCATGAACTGGGGGTTCCATGAGGGCGCCGGCTTGGTTGGTCTGAATCGCGGACGGCTGTCGCTGATCTCTCAGCTCGGCGCCTCCGTCGGCTACCAGTTCTCCTACTGTTTGAGTGGGCTCGAGGGTGGGAGTTCTGGTTCGAGTCGCCTGGTCTTCGGACCCAGCTCGGCCTTGACGAGCTCATCCGTGGGTGCCATCAAGTTGCCATTATTGATCAACTCCAGAAATCCGGATTTCTACTTTGTGGATTTGGAGGGCATTAGCGTCGGAGGAAGGCGTCTGCCCATTGAAGCTTCAACGTTTCAGTTCAAGCAGGGGGCACTGGTGGTGTCGTTGTGGACTCGGGCTCCGCTCTGACATATCTTGTTGCTGAGGCATACAGGTATAGCACCATTTCCTTCCCCGGAAGTACTGGTTGTACTGTTGATGATGACTCTTTAATTATCATGCATATCCTAAATAATTCCCATTTCCAATATGATTTGTCGCTAAATTAATCCAATCAAATATGTAAATCATGCATTCACTATTTCTCACATCTTGTAAATATGCTTTAATTGGTTTTCAATTAGATTGTTAAAAAGGTGGTTTTTTTGCATCATCAAGTTTTTTTTGCGTAATTAATTACGGCCATTCAGGTTTTTCTTATGCATAGAGATATTAATTACCCATATTAACTTTTGTTGATATGTtaattaaatcaaataaaacatgacAGCTACAAAGTTAGGTGCATAAAAGGTCTTTCTATGGTTATAAACAGAATTTTACAGGACAAAGCTGTAAAATGTCAAACCATTAGTTTTCACATACTTCTATATAACAAGGAGATAAATATGGAACATAGGCAATAAGCTGATATACATCTAGGGCCAttacttatgaaaaaaaatctcttaATTAGTCAAGAAGATCTTATGAGATCGAGCATGTTCGACATAAAACAAATATATGATACTTTACAGAAAGGCTTTCACTACCAACTTGCTCAAAATAAAATTCAGTTCACTTGGAACgcttgaatttcaaatgacagCGAAATGTTTTTGTGATGTATTACAGAGAAGTGAAGCAAGCATTCATCACAGCGATCGGCCTGCCAGTTGCAGCTGGCCCAACCGCTGCAGGTTCCGGCCTCTGCTTCCAAGGCTTCGTCGACCCTTCGTCCATCCCCACTCTCACGCTTCATTTCAGTAGCGGTGATTTCTGTGCGCCGCAGGAGAACTATTTCATTGTTGAAAAGGACAGTCGATTGTCTTGCCTAGCGATCAACGAGACGCCGATGGGAATGTCCATCATCGGAGCCTTCATGCAGCAAAACGTCCACATTCATTACGACCTTGGAAACAACCTGATCACTTTCACTCCTGCACAATGTGATCAATTGTAGtaccattttcttctttgtttgttgtttctgtTAGCGGAAGAAGATCAATAAAGAGATTCATGACAAcacaaatttcatttgttttcttgcGATTGTGATACGGTGGTAACAACTATCTTTCAGTTTAATTCCGCTGTGCTTCCTTAGCGAATATGTCATCTTGAGGCTCTGAAAACAGACCTACTACCTTGGGGGATTGTGAGAAGTTGCCAACTTAAACCATATGGTGGAGATATGGCTCTAGAAAGTAGAAAGAGATCAAATGTGcatccttgaaaatgatttcatggCACTCAAAcatagcaaaaaaaatatgcttcttctttgtcaaaaacctagttttgaaaATCCAAGTTTTGGCCCCTGCCAACCAAGTAAGGGTCAAAGTGTGTGAAGCCCTTGTGTCTGAAGAACAAAGGAACAGAGGAACAACCCCAATCTCATACtacaacaaaagagaaaaaagaaggaacttGTTCATGTGAATATGACAATATAGGAACTTGCATCTGTTCTTGTCACTcttagttaaaagaaaaagtgaataaTGGGACAGCGGACAACATGGAACATAACTGTCGGATCGCCATTCCAGTAGCCGTTGATAGCAAAACCTGTAGGCTGCTAGTTGTTGATCGAAATACCTGCGTGTTCACAGTCTTTGGAATTTTCAAGATTGTGAAAAAATCCTATCCTTCACGGCCTGTTCATGTATTACAGGCGATAAAATAGTGgttaaaatctaaaattttcaacCCTATTTGGCTGTTTTTGCCTTCTAATGGGTGGATGATTGAGATTGGCAACTCAATCATCAAAGGTGCTCGTGTTTGCACTGTCATCCTTTGGTTTAATGAAACCATTCTGCAGAAATATTGTGTGCCTCTGTCAGACGGCTCTTTTCTGGGAGAAACGCCTCAATTGGATTTCATTTTAGCTTTTATTCTTGCTGGCACATCTCCTATTGTGCATCATTCTAATAATATTAGATAGAAGAAATAGTTACTGTTGATTAAGCATGGATCGTTGCGAGATTTCCCTGGCTCAGAAGAAGAACAGATGGATCTCTTTCTGCTGATGTAATTTCGTTGCTAGCGGAACAGAGTCATTGTTCTAATTGACCTGTGTGTGTTGCTTTGAACTCTTATGAGTTGTTTGTTTCACTTATTCATTTTGTTCCTTTATTCATGTATTCTTTGTGTTAATCAATAAAATGGACCAAAAGTGTCAACTTTGCTGGAAAAAGAGGCATGATATGTACGTTGAACATAGTGGGAGTGCCACAATAAGGTACCGAAAGCAAGCTTAGTACTTTGAAATGATGGGGAAGGATGGAGACTTCGATCTTCTTATTAGAAAGTAGGCTAAAATACCCTTCTTATAAAATACTCCTCCTACTTACTAAACAAGCATTCTCATCAATTATTAAGTTCATTAGGtttgataatatatattatatatatatatatatatatatatatatatatatattaaaaaaccaTGTTCTTCATGTAAATATCTAAATGTTTACATATTGATTAAACTTTTATTACTtagcatttttcacatcaatttAAATAGatagatatgtaaaaagcaACTACAAAATGAAACATGGTATCTCTCactctatgtatatatgtaataaaagggaaaaaggtcTATCGAATGAGAGATGGTTAAGTGCATATCATATATAACCCCTGGTGCATGATAGTGGACCCTTGGCCCACTTACAAAATCACCTAAAGCACGGTACCTTGTGAAAGAGAAATAggtattttagtttttttttttaaatgtcttttatagtctttttatttttttgagtttcATTTCTATCTACACAAAAAATCTTTTTCAGTCTGAACgaagggcatttttgttattgatCGTATTGACGCAATAAAGGCCTTAGTCTACTTTTTGGGACAGGTGTCATGCACATAGACTTGTGCAAATTTTTATTGTGCACAGACTTGTGCATATAACCACCTTGGTTGCGGAAGACATAATTTTGCGCACACACAAAGATAGATTTGACCAAAATGGTTATGTGCATGCAATACATCTgtgcaaaaaaatattgtatacAAGAGTGTATAGTGACCAAAATACCTTTCACTAAACaaaaattatagtttttttataaagatgaaCATGTGttgtaaaaaagttaaaagtctaaaacatacaattttttataaaaaaaatcttaaataccCAACCCCCTTCTTTTTCCCTCTAGTGTGTATTTGTTGTTTGCACCATACAACTTGATCTCATGATGGACTACCCTAACAAATTAGTGCATAAGCTAATGCAAAGAACACATGTTCTAATTGTACAAATTAACTTAAAAGTTAGATAAATCCGTccatattaacttttttttagacTTGTCAAAAAACATATTAACTTTTCACTTTACAACTTAACTTTTATCATGTGATCTATGGTAGAGATGATTCCCATCAATGACCGGCATATGAGggtttgattatatatatatatatatatatatatataaacaatttaaaaaaaattatgatggatgaaaaataaaaaaatgggtTGAAGAAACCATGTTCTTTAAGCAAATATCTAAATTTTTACCTattgattgaatttttattacAGGTGGACTCTCGGCCCACTTTCAAAAGCACTTAAAACAAGTTACCCGTCAAAGAGAAATAggtactttgttatttttttttaaatgtcttttatagtttttctatttttttgagaCTTATCTCTATctatacaaaaaaatttctttatcaGTCTAAATGgagggcattttagtcattaactaTATTTGCATACCAATTTATGACACATAAAACAAGGTACTTTTTAAAATGAACTAGTCCACTATTTGGGATAAGTGTCATATACATAGGCTTGTGCATATAACAATATTGGTTGTGGAAGACATAATTTCACACCCATATAAA containing:
- the LOC116264354 gene encoding aspartic proteinase nepenthesin-1-like, which codes for MGCSQNAEQSNPPSPNLQQTPPPTNNSSTMAMPPQSHCLSSVLPILLLAIHLLPFCSSTSSIRVDVFVNLVQVDAHLNLTYHERLHRVMNRSHQRAMNLHHRGRRGRRHRTAPRPLDHNSSSIETPLQAGHGEFLMKLAIGNPPTSFMAIVDTASDLIWTPCSPCTLCPDQPSTVFDPQGSASYSKLSCSSPSCSALPHVCDPLSNDCQYIYRYGDQSTTSGYLSSETFTLGSASFENVGFGCGTMNWGFHEGAGLVGLNRGRLSLISQLGASVGYQFSYCLSGLEGGSSSSSRLAFGPNSSLPSSSVGAIKLPLLINSRNPDFYFVDLEGISVGGRRLPIEASAFQFKQGGTGGVVVDSGSALMYLVAEAYREVKQTFITAISLPVAAGPTAAGSGLCFQGFVDPSSIPTLTLHFSSGDFCAPRENYFIVDEDSRLSCLAINETPMGMSIIGAFMQQNVHIHYDLGNNLITFTPAQCDQL
- the LOC116264355 gene encoding aspartic proteinase nepenthesin-1-like: MHRSHQRAMNLHNRARRGRHHRAAPRPLDQNSSSIETPLQAGHGEFLMKLAIGNPPTSFMAIVDTASDLIWTPCSPCTLCPDLPSTVFDPQGSASYSKLPCSSPSCSGLPHVCDPLSDGCQYIYRYGDQSTTSGYLSSETFTLGSASFENIGFGCGTMNWGFHEGAGLVGLNRGRLSLISQLGASVGYQFSYCLSGLEGGSSGSSRLVFGPSSALTSSSVGAIKLPLLINSRNPDFYFVDLEGISVGGRRLPIEASTFQFKQGALVVSEVKQAFITAIGLPVAAGPTAAGSGLCFQGFVDPSSIPTLTLHFSSGDFCAPQENYFIVEKDSRLSCLAINETPMGMSIIGAFMQQNVHIHYDLGNNLITFTPAQCDQL